From the Thermus brockianus genome, the window CCAGGTTGAAAATCCGTCCCGACTGGCCCTTCAGGAGCACGGCCAGGGTGCCCTCGTTGGGGAAGGCGAGGCCCAGGTTCAGGGCGGGAAGCTCCGGGAGAAGCCCCCGCAAAAGGGCGTGGATCAGGAGGCCTTCCATCTGCGAAACGCCACCAAAAAGGCGGTGTGCCCCACCTGCTGGAAGCGGGGATGGGCCACGGGAAGCCGGATTTCCCACTCCCGCCAGCCCACCTCCAAGACCCTCTCCAACCGCAGGGGAAGCCCCTCCGCCGCCCGCACGGTTTCCAGGACCTGGGTGATGTTGGGGAGGTAGGCCACCAAAAACCGGTCCGGCATCAGGGCTTCCGCCGCCTTAGGGAGGACCTTCCAGGGCTCCATGAGGTCCAGGGCCACCCCGTGGAAGCTTTCCGGGGCAAGCGCGGCCTCCTCCAAGCCCTGGGCGTGGAAGCGCACGTTTTCCACCTGCCAGAAGGCCCTAACGTTTTCCTCCGCCTGTTTTAGGTGGTGGGGGCGCTTCTCGTAGCTTTCCACCAGGCCCTCCTTGCCCACCGCCCGGGCCAGGAAAAGGGTGAGGCCCCCCGAGCCCGTGCCCGCCTCGAGGACCCGCATCCCCGGGGCCAGGTCCAGGAGGGCCACCATGGCGCTGGCGTCCTTGGGGTAGGTGGGGGTGGCGCTCCGCCGCATGTGGAGGACGTACTCCTCCAGGGTGGGCCGGTGGACGGAGAGGGGTTCCCCCAGGTGGGTTTCCACCACCCCCCCAGGCCCCGCCCGGAGGATGGCCTCGTGGGAGACGCTTCCCTTATGGTGGTGGAACACCCCCCCAGGCCTCAGGCGCACCAGGAAGGCGCGGCCCTTGGAGTCTTTGAGGAGAAAAAGCTCGCCTTCCACCCCGCCCACTTTAGCGGGCGAGTTCCAGGTAGTCCAGTACCTGGGTGAGGTCAAAGGGGTTGGGCACCAGGTAGGGTCCGGCCAGGACCGTGGTCGCTGGCTAGGGCGGCGGGCAGGGCCTCGGGGTGGATTTCCGTGAGGGGGAAGTGGCGGTAGCTTATCCGAAGTTCCCCCTGCGCCGCCCGGGCCTTGAGAGAGGGTAGCACCTCCCGGGCCAGGCGCTGGCAGTAGGGGCACTGGAAGTCGGAGAAGATCCGCAACATCGGCCCCTTTTCCCCCAGGACGAGGCGGTCTTGGTTCAAGGCGAGGGCTTCCACCCTCCTGGGGGCGAGCCGGGCGCGGAAGGGCTCCGAAAAGGCCAGTTCCAAGAGGAAGGCCCCTTCCAGGTTCAGGGTAAGGGTGCGCCCCTTAAGGCCGGGGGCGTTTTCCTTGTACCAGGTGAGGAAGGCTTCCGAGAAGGGAAGGCCTGTGGCCCGGTCCAGAAGCCGTCCCAGGAAGGCGGCGTTTTCGGGACCCTGGTAGCGCACGGCGAGGAGGCGGTTGTTTTGGGTTTCCACCTCTACCTGGGCGCCCGGGGGAAGGGGGCCCAGGGCCTTTGGAAAGCCTTCCGGGGGCCTGGCGATCTGGGCTAGAGCCAAGCCCCCAAGGAGGCCAAGGAGGGCCCCAAGCCTCCTCATACCTTGAAGAAGCCTTCCACCGGCAGGACGAAGACCACAGCCCCTCCCACCTGCACCTCCACGGGCTGGGCGAGGAAGGGGTCGGGGGCCTCGGAGAGGGGAAGCCCCCGGGTTACCAGCCGGGTGCGGGTGCGGCACTTCTCCCGGATGAGGTCCAAGACCTCCTCCACCCGCCCGTCCTCCACCCCGATCAAGAGGGTGGTGTTCCCCTCCCGCAGGAAGCCTCCCGTGGAGGCCAGCTTGGTGGACTGGAGGCCCCGCTCCAACAGGGCCTTGGTGAGGCCGGGGGCGTCCGTGTCCTGCACGATGGCGATGATGAGCTTCATTGCCGCCTATTGTACACCCACCCTTAGGTGGCCGTGCCACTCCTGGAGGCTTTTCACCTCTAGGGCCTTCTCCCGGGCCTTGAGGATGGCCTTGAGGCTCCACCAGGCCCCTTCCAGGGTGGTGATGAAGGGAAGCCCCTTTTCCACGGCGCGCCTCAGCTCGGGGTGGGGAACGGGGCTGATGAGGAGATCGTATTCCCCATCGCTCAGGCTAAACCCCGCCTCCTGGTAGGCCTTTTGGAGGGCTTCCAGGCGTTCCCGCGCCTCCGGCCGGAGCCCTTCGCCGATGAAGCGGACCCGGCCCTCCAGGGGCAGCCTCTGCCCGGCGCCCAGTTCCGCCTTGTAGTAGGCCAGGTAGGGGTCCTCGTCAATCCCCATGCTTTCCCCCGTGGAGCGCATTTCCGGTCCCAGGACAGGGATGACCCCGGGGAACTTGAGCCAGGGGATCACCACCTCCTTCACGGCGTAGTAGGGGGGCACGGGTTCCGGGTCCTTGACCCCAAGCTCCTTCAGGGTCTTCCCCACAGCGATGAGGGCGGCGAGCTTGGCCAGGGGAACGCCGATGGCCTTGGAGACGAAGGGCACGGTGCGGCTCGCCCGGGGGTTGGCCTCGAGGACGTACACCTCCTCCCCCAAGACGGCGTACTGGACATTCAATAGCCCCTTCACCCCCAGGGCCAAGGCCAGGCGGCGGGTGTAGTCCTTTACCTTGGCCAAGGCCTCGGGGGAGAGGTGCACGGGGGGGAGGACCGTGGCCGAGTCCCCCGAGTGGACCCCGGCCCGTTCCACGTGCTCCATCACCCCGGCGATCATCACCGCCTCCCCGTCGGAAAGGGCGTCCACGTCCAGCTCCAAGGCCCCTTCCAGGTAGCGGTCCAGGAGGATGGAGGGTTTTTCCTCCAGGGGCGCATAGACCTCCTCCAGGTAGCGGTGGAGTTCCTCCTCGCTCCAAAGGACCCGCATGGCCCGCCCCCCCAGGACGTAGCTGGGCCGGGCGAGGAGGGGGAAGCCGAGCTCCTGGGCAAGCCTTAAGGCCTCCTCCGGGGTGGCCGCCACCCGTCCCTCGGGCTGGGGGATGCCCAAGGCCTGGCAGAGGGCGTGGAACGCCTCCCGGTCCTCCGCCTTGTGGATGGCGGCGTAGGGGGTGCCGAGGAGCCTCACCCCGTGGGCCTCCAGGCCCTGGGCGAGCTTAAGGGGCGTCTGCCCCCCCAGGGTGGCGATGACCCCGAGGGGCTTTTCGTGCTCCACCAGGTTGAGGACGTCCTCGAGGGTCAAGGGCTCAAAGTAGAGGCGGTCTGCGGTGTCGTAGTCCGTGGAGACCGTCTCCGGGTTGGAGTTCACCATGAGGGTCTCGTACCCCGCCTCCCTTAGGGCCCAGACGGCGTGCACCGTGGCGTAGTCAAACTCCACCCCTTGCCCGATGCGGATGGGCCCCGAGCCCAGGATCACCACCTTGGGCTTCGCTGAGGGCCAGACCTCGTCCTCCTCCTCATAGGTGGAGTAGTGGTAGGGGGTGTAGGCCTCAAACTCGGCGGCGCAGGTGTCCACGGTCTTGTAGACGGGAACCACGCCCTGGGCCTTGCGCTCGGCGCGCACCTCCGCCTCCCCCTTGCCCAGAAGCTCCCCTATGCGCCGGTCGGGGAGGCCTAGGGCCTTGTAGAAGCGCCAGTCCTCCCGGTCCTTGGGGGGATGCTCCTTAAGCCAGGCCTCCGCCTGGGCGATCTCCTTCATCTGGTGGAGGAACCAGGGGTCAATCTTGGTGGCCTCGTAGAGCTCCTCCACGGGCATGCCCCGCCTCAAAAGCTCCAGCACGGCGTAGATGCGGTCGGGGTTGGGATAGAGCTTCTTCTCCAGGTCCTCCGTGCGCACCCCCGCCAAGGCCCGCACGTCCCGCTCCAGCCCCCGGAGGGCCTTAAGAAGCGCCTCCTTGAAGGTGCGGCCCATGGCCATCACCTCCCCCACGGACTTCATCTGCGTGCCGAGCTCGTCCTTAAGCCCCCCCAGGGTGTTGGGGAGGTCCTGGAACTTCTCAAAGGCGAAGCGGGGAATCTTCACCACCACGTAGTCAATGGTGGGCTCAAAGGAGGCGGGGGTTTTGCGGGTGATGTCGTTGGGAAGCTCGTCCAGGCGGTAGCCCACCGCCAGAAGGGCGGCGATCTTGGCGATGGGGAAGCCCGTGGCCTTGGAGGCCAGGGCCGAGGAGCGGGAGACCCGGGGGTTCATCTCAATGACCACCTGGCGGCCCGTCTTGGGGTCCACGGCGAACTGGATGTTGGACCCCCCCGTGTCCACCCCGATCTCCCTTATCACCGCCTTGGCGGCGTCCCGCATCCTCTGGTACTCGGCGTCGGAGAGGGTTTGGGCCGGGGCCACGGTGATGGAGTCCCCCGTGTGGACCCCCATGGGGTCCAGGTTCTCGATGCTGGTGATGATGACCACGGTGTCGGCGTGGTCCCGCATCACCTCCAGCTCAAACTCCTTCCACCCCAAGACCGACTCCTCCACCAAGGCGGTGTGCACGGGGGAGAGGGTGAGGCCCCGCCCCAGGACCTCCACGAGCTCCTTCTCGTTCCTGGCGATGCCGCCCCCCGTACCCCCCAGGGTGAAGGAGGGGCGCACCACCACGGGGTAGCCCACCTCCCGGGCGAAGTGGAGCCCTTCCTCCACGCTCCCCACCATGAGGCCCCGGGGCACCTCGAGGCCGATCTTCCGCATGGCCTTCTGGAACTCCTCCCGGTCCTCCCCCTTCTTAATGGCCTCCGCCTTGGCCCCGATGAGTTCCACCCCGTAGCGCTCCAGGATGCCCTCTTCATATAGGGCCATGGAGAGGTTCAAGGCGGTCTGGCCCCCCAGGGTGGGGAGGAGGGCATCGGGGCGCTCCTTGGCCAGAACCCTTTCCAGATACTCCAGGGTTAGGGGCTCCACGTAGGTGCGCTCGGCCAGCTCGGGATCGGTCATGATGGTGGCGGGGTTGGAGTTCACCAGGATGGCCTCGTACCCCGCCCCCCTTAAGGCCTTCACCGCTTGGGTGCCGGAGTAGTCAAACTCGGCGGCCTGTCCGATGGTGATGGGTCCCGAACCGATGATGAGGATTTTCTTGAGGTCTCTTCTCGGCGGCATCGCGTACCCGGTGGAAGAGCTTACCACAGGCCGGGGATTTGGCCAAGGGTTGGTGCTAAGTCTATGCAAAAGGAGCGGGTCTAAATGCATAGACTTACCACCAGGCCCTCGGCGCCCCCGCCCGCTATACTCAAGCCATGCGCAAGGTGCGCCCCGAGGAGCTCAAAGCCCTCCTGGCCCAGGGGGTCAAGGTGGTGGACGTGCGCCCCGCTGACCGGAGGACCACCCCCTTGCCCTTCCCCGCCGAGTGGGTGCCCCTAGAGAAAATCCAAAAGGGAGAGCATAGCCTCCCCAAAGTCCCCCTCCTTTTGGTGTGCGAGAAGGGGCTATTGAGCCAGGTGGCGGCCCTTTACCTGGAGGCGGAGGGGTACGAGGCCATGAGCCTGGAGGGCGGGCTTCAGGCCTTGACGGAGCCCAAATAGCCCCGTAGAATGGCGGATGCTGAGCGTGGTGAGCGTAGCTCAGCTGGTTAGAGCACCGGACTGTGGATCCGGGGGTCGTGGGTTCAAGTCCCATCGCTCACCCCAAAACCACCACCCCGCGCGGGGTGGTATTTTAAAGGGGGGCCTCGCCCCCATGCGAGGATGGCGGAACCGGTAGACGCGCCGGACTTAGGATCCGGTGGGGCAACCCGTGCGGGTTCAAGTCCCGCTCCTCGCACCAACCGGGCGGGGCCCCTTCTTGTGCGAGGTGTGGCGTGGCGGAGATCCTGGAGCGTTCCGGCTATCGGGTAAGGGTTCGGGTGGAGGTCCCGGCGGAGAAGGTGGAGGAGAGCTACCAGGCCCTCCTGAAGGACCTGGCCAAGCGGGTGAGGATCCCGGGTTTCCGTCCGGGCAAGGCCCCCCTGAAGGTGGTGGAGGCCCGTTTGGGCCGCGAGGAGCTTCTTGCCGACCTTAAGGAGCGCCTGGTGGAGGAAACCTACCCCCAGGCGGTGCGGGAGCTGGGCCTAACCCCGGTGGCCGCCCGGGTGGTGGAGGAGGAGCTTAGGGAAGGGGAGGGCTTCCGCTACGTGGCGGAGGTGGAGAACTACCCCGAGGTGAAGCTCCCCGACTGGAGGGCCTTCGCCCTGGAGGTACCCTCGCCTCAGGTCACGGAGGAGATGGTGGAAAAGGCCCTGGAGGAGCTTCGCTTCCGCTACGCCGAACTCGTTCCCGTGGACCGGGAGGCCCAGGAGGGGGACCACGTCTTCGTGCGCACGGAGGAGGGGGCGGAGTTCCCCATTGACCTCTCCAAGGCCCTGCCTCACGTAAAGG encodes:
- a CDS encoding DsbA family protein; this encodes MRRLGALLGLLGGLALAQIARPPEGFPKALGPLPPGAQVEVETQNNRLLAVRYQGPENAAFLGRLLDRATGLPFSEAFLTWYKENAPGLKGRTLTLNLEGAFLLELAFSEPFRARLAPRRVEALALNQDRLVLGEKGPMLRIFSDFQCPYCQRLAREVLPSLKARAAQGELRISYRHFPLTEIHPEALPAALASDHGPGRTLPGAQPL
- a CDS encoding rhodanese-like domain-containing protein; the encoded protein is MRKVRPEELKALLAQGVKVVDVRPADRRTTPLPFPAEWVPLEKIQKGEHSLPKVPLLLVCEKGLLSQVAALYLEAEGYEAMSLEGGLQALTEPK
- the carB gene encoding carbamoyl-phosphate synthase large subunit encodes the protein MPPRRDLKKILIIGSGPITIGQAAEFDYSGTQAVKALRGAGYEAILVNSNPATIMTDPELAERTYVEPLTLEYLERVLAKERPDALLPTLGGQTALNLSMALYEEGILERYGVELIGAKAEAIKKGEDREEFQKAMRKIGLEVPRGLMVGSVEEGLHFAREVGYPVVVRPSFTLGGTGGGIARNEKELVEVLGRGLTLSPVHTALVEESVLGWKEFELEVMRDHADTVVIITSIENLDPMGVHTGDSITVAPAQTLSDAEYQRMRDAAKAVIREIGVDTGGSNIQFAVDPKTGRQVVIEMNPRVSRSSALASKATGFPIAKIAALLAVGYRLDELPNDITRKTPASFEPTIDYVVVKIPRFAFEKFQDLPNTLGGLKDELGTQMKSVGEVMAMGRTFKEALLKALRGLERDVRALAGVRTEDLEKKLYPNPDRIYAVLELLRRGMPVEELYEATKIDPWFLHQMKEIAQAEAWLKEHPPKDREDWRFYKALGLPDRRIGELLGKGEAEVRAERKAQGVVPVYKTVDTCAAEFEAYTPYHYSTYEEEDEVWPSAKPKVVILGSGPIRIGQGVEFDYATVHAVWALREAGYETLMVNSNPETVSTDYDTADRLYFEPLTLEDVLNLVEHEKPLGVIATLGGQTPLKLAQGLEAHGVRLLGTPYAAIHKAEDREAFHALCQALGIPQPEGRVAATPEEALRLAQELGFPLLARPSYVLGGRAMRVLWSEEELHRYLEEVYAPLEEKPSILLDRYLEGALELDVDALSDGEAVMIAGVMEHVERAGVHSGDSATVLPPVHLSPEALAKVKDYTRRLALALGVKGLLNVQYAVLGEEVYVLEANPRASRTVPFVSKAIGVPLAKLAALIAVGKTLKELGVKDPEPVPPYYAVKEVVIPWLKFPGVIPVLGPEMRSTGESMGIDEDPYLAYYKAELGAGQRLPLEGRVRFIGEGLRPEARERLEALQKAYQEAGFSLSDGEYDLLISPVPHPELRRAVEKGLPFITTLEGAWWSLKAILKAREKALEVKSLQEWHGHLRVGVQ
- a CDS encoding tRNA (adenine-N1)-methyltransferase encodes the protein MEGELFLLKDSKGRAFLVRLRPGGVFHHHKGSVSHEAILRAGPGGVVETHLGEPLSVHRPTLEEYVLHMRRSATPTYPKDASAMVALLDLAPGMRVLEAGTGSGGLTLFLARAVGKEGLVESYEKRPHHLKQAEENVRAFWQVENVRFHAQGLEEAALAPESFHGVALDLMEPWKVLPKAAEALMPDRFLVAYLPNITQVLETVRAAEGLPLRLERVLEVGWREWEIRLPVAHPRFQQVGHTAFLVAFRRWKAS
- a CDS encoding cyclic-di-AMP receptor, whose product is MKLIIAIVQDTDAPGLTKALLERGLQSTKLASTGGFLREGNTTLLIGVEDGRVEEVLDLIREKCRTRTRLVTRGLPLSEAPDPFLAQPVEVQVGGAVVFVLPVEGFFKV